One genomic segment of Deltaproteobacteria bacterium includes these proteins:
- a CDS encoding cyclic nucleotide-binding domain-containing protein: MSIEGMTREEFAKASKLFGFLDDAGRQRMMAIAREEQYAAGSVICRELEAGAVFWVIQEGEVQVSVEDVLDEKEVATLGPRQFFGEISAILGQPRTATVVAKSDLVLLAFDRQPVLEILDDYPKVKEILGKVGLIRSEDTVEKLMSDD; this comes from the coding sequence ATGAGCATCGAAGGCATGACCCGGGAGGAGTTCGCGAAGGCGTCCAAGCTCTTCGGCTTCCTCGACGACGCCGGGCGGCAGCGGATGATGGCGATCGCCCGGGAGGAGCAGTACGCGGCCGGCAGCGTCATCTGCCGGGAGCTGGAGGCCGGCGCGGTGTTCTGGGTGATCCAGGAGGGCGAGGTCCAGGTCTCGGTCGAGGACGTCCTCGACGAGAAGGAGGTCGCCACCCTCGGCCCGCGCCAGTTCTTCGGTGAGATCTCGGCGATCCTCGGGCAGCCCCGGACGGCGACGGTGGTCGCGAAGAGCGATCTGGTGCTCCTGGCCTTCGACCGCCAGCCGGTGCTCGAGATCCTCGACGACTATCCCAAGGTGAAGGAGATCCTCGGCAAGGTCGGGCTGATCCGCTCCGAGGACACCGTCGAGAAGCTGATGTCCGACGACTGA
- the queA gene encoding tRNA preQ1(34) S-adenosylmethionine ribosyltransferase-isomerase QueA — protein MKLSDFDYELPGERIAQAPLARRDDSRLMVLPRLPVTDPPSHRRFRDLPGLLRAGDLLVFNDTRVFPARLQGRKATSGGKVEALLLESLGEGRWRALCGSSKPLRPGGELLFAEGRGEPIRAWIEEAEGEGVQRLRFELPDEALLARLEAGAGEVPLPPYIQREEDDAAAGADRERYQTIFARERGAVAAPTAGLHFTEETFAALAAAGTERTFITLHVGPGTFLPVRGESVAGHKMHEESYEIGEAAAGAIAACKARGGRVISVGTTSLRALEAAASAAGELAVGPGRTELFVTPGFGFRVVDGLLTNFHLPRSTLLMLVAALAGRERLLAAYREAIDEGYRFYSYGDAMLLV, from the coding sequence TTGAAGCTCTCGGACTTCGACTACGAGCTCCCGGGCGAGCGCATCGCCCAGGCGCCGCTCGCCCGCCGCGACGACTCCCGGCTGATGGTGCTGCCGCGCCTGCCGGTCACGGACCCGCCCTCTCACCGGCGCTTCCGGGACCTGCCCGGCCTGCTGCGCGCCGGGGATCTGCTCGTCTTCAACGACACCCGGGTCTTCCCGGCGCGGCTGCAGGGGCGCAAGGCCACCTCGGGCGGCAAGGTCGAGGCCCTGCTCCTCGAGTCCCTCGGCGAGGGCCGCTGGCGGGCGCTCTGCGGCTCCTCCAAGCCCCTGCGCCCCGGGGGCGAGCTCCTCTTCGCGGAGGGGAGGGGCGAGCCGATCCGCGCCTGGATCGAGGAGGCCGAGGGGGAGGGGGTCCAGCGGCTGCGCTTCGAGCTGCCGGACGAGGCGCTCCTCGCGCGCCTCGAGGCCGGCGCCGGCGAGGTCCCGCTGCCCCCCTACATCCAGCGCGAGGAGGACGACGCTGCGGCGGGCGCCGACCGGGAGCGCTATCAGACGATCTTCGCCCGGGAGCGGGGCGCGGTGGCGGCGCCCACCGCCGGCCTCCACTTCACCGAGGAGACCTTCGCCGCCCTCGCGGCGGCCGGGACCGAGCGGACCTTCATCACCTTGCACGTGGGCCCCGGGACCTTCCTGCCGGTGCGGGGGGAGAGCGTGGCCGGACACAAGATGCACGAGGAGAGCTACGAGATCGGCGAGGCGGCGGCCGGGGCCATCGCCGCCTGCAAGGCCCGCGGGGGGCGGGTGATCAGCGTGGGCACCACCAGCCTGCGGGCGCTGGAGGCGGCCGCCAGCGCGGCCGGCGAGCTCGCCGTGGGGCCGGGCCGCACCGAGCTCTTCGTCACCCCCGGCTTCGGCTTCCGGGTGGTGGACGGCCTGCTGACCAACTTCCACCTCCCGCGCTCGACCCTGCTGATGCTCGTCGCGGCCCTGGCCGGCCGGGAGCGGCTCCTCGCCGCCTACCGCGAGGCCATCGACGAGGGCTACCGCTTCTACAGCTACGGCGACGCGATGCTGCTGGTCTGA